A single window of Desulfatiglans sp. DNA harbors:
- a CDS encoding DUF2975 domain-containing protein, with protein MAGFLTFLLGLVYAIILIWIIRRYSIKHIPGGSYIKGEKRTYRLANVLRIIISVVLVSSVFTAIIWPFAFYVYPAIRHLFDPSFLTDKIMSFDINTFFRLDLKMQSALKITGLEDQTLRGKVSMGIIPQKIIFWHIYQLLDWLKNLILCYILLEFHNIFTSICNGDAFTGVITGSLKKMGIIIIIWNSLSPFVQYYGYGAVLKNITVSTEALKITPYFYVGIEYLFLGVALLVLAGIINEAVKMHEEQRLTI; from the coding sequence ATGGCTGGGTTTCTGACATTTCTTCTGGGTCTGGTTTATGCCATCATATTAATATGGATCATCAGGCGTTATTCTATAAAGCACATACCTGGTGGTTCATACATCAAAGGGGAAAAAAGAACCTACAGACTAGCAAATGTTTTGAGGATCATTATAAGCGTAGTTCTTGTATCATCTGTATTTACTGCCATTATTTGGCCATTCGCATTTTATGTTTATCCTGCTATACGACATTTATTCGACCCTTCATTTTTAACCGATAAAATAATGAGTTTTGATATCAATACCTTTTTTAGACTTGATCTCAAAATGCAATCAGCTTTAAAAATTACTGGCCTCGAAGACCAGACACTCCGGGGTAAAGTGAGTATGGGTATTATCCCTCAAAAAATAATTTTCTGGCATATATATCAATTGCTTGACTGGTTAAAGAACCTAATTCTCTGTTATATACTTCTTGAATTCCACAATATTTTTACCTCTATTTGCAATGGTGATGCATTTACAGGCGTGATTACCGGCAGTTTAAAAAAAATGGGTATTATAATAATAATCTGGAACAGCCTTTCTCCCTTTGTACAGTATTATGGTTATGGGGCTGTATTGAAAAATATTACTGTTAGTACCGAGGCATTAAAAATTACACCCTATTTTTATGTGGGCATTGAATATCTATTCCTTGGTGTTGCCCTGTTGGTGCTGGCGGGAATTATAAATGAAGCTGTAAAAATGCATGAAGAGCAGAGGCTTACAATATGA
- a CDS encoding DUF2975 domain-containing protein — MEQFRILLFAVILIFGLIAYGFSMLWFVRRYYIPRYRPIVSGADNKRTTYRLANTVRRILDFFHDIYLMWIIILIPLFFATTMAHLLDPSFFGLDIFFDSRFKLDLSALPSMDISGLKEQMINGAAAINIIPQNLFTWQLWLLALLGNSIIWCYVLLQLRNIFVFISNGDAFNSLNVKGFKKIAIAVITWNVVYPPLKYFGLDIVLKSVSINSSPAIKFTPPINFDLVAIFIGIALLVLAGVINEAVKIHEEQRLTI, encoded by the coding sequence ATGGAACAATTTAGAATTTTATTATTTGCAGTTATCTTAATTTTTGGGCTGATAGCTTATGGATTCTCAATGTTATGGTTTGTCAGACGTTACTACATACCCAGATACAGGCCTATTGTTTCAGGTGCCGACAATAAAAGGACAACCTATCGCCTGGCAAATACAGTAAGACGCATTCTTGATTTTTTTCACGATATTTATCTTATGTGGATAATTATTTTAATACCATTGTTCTTTGCAACAACTATGGCTCATTTATTAGACCCCTCTTTTTTTGGTTTAGATATTTTTTTTGATTCCCGATTTAAACTTGATTTATCAGCTTTGCCCTCTATGGATATATCTGGGTTAAAGGAACAGATGATAAATGGAGCCGCAGCAATAAATATCATTCCGCAAAATCTTTTTACCTGGCAACTATGGCTGTTAGCCTTATTGGGTAATTCCATTATCTGGTGCTATGTATTGCTACAGCTTCGTAATATTTTTGTTTTTATCAGTAATGGTGATGCCTTTAACTCATTAAATGTGAAAGGATTTAAGAAGATAGCCATTGCAGTTATCACCTGGAATGTGGTTTATCCCCCCTTAAAATATTTTGGTCTGGACATTGTGCTAAAAAGTGTATCTATCAATAGTTCACCGGCGATAAAATTCACGCCCCCTATTAATTTCGATCTGGTAGCGATATTTATAGGCATTGCCCTTCTGGTGCTGGCGGGTGTTATTAATGAGGCCGTTAAAATACATGAAGAGCAGAGGCTGACGATATAA
- a CDS encoding helix-turn-helix transcriptional regulator, giving the protein MAKTIRVNLDLLLVKRRMSLSELAERVGITLSNLSILKCGKAKAIRFSTLIALCEALDCTPGDIMEIEEEKR; this is encoded by the coding sequence ATGGCAAAGACAATAAGGGTAAATCTGGATCTGCTGCTGGTTAAACGCAGGATGTCACTTTCCGAGCTGGCAGAGAGGGTGGGCATAACACTCTCGAACCTCTCCATACTCAAGTGCGGCAAGGCAAAGGCCATTCGCTTTTCCACCCTTATTGCCCTGTGTGAGGCGCTTGACTGCACACCGGGAGATATTATGGAAATAGAGGAGGAGAAGCGCTGA